In Streptomyces longhuiensis, the following proteins share a genomic window:
- the sdhC gene encoding succinate dehydrogenase, cytochrome b556 subunit → MPAGTLYRGREGMWSWVAHRVTGVLIFFFLFVHVLDTALVRVSPESYDDVVSTYKTPIVALLEYGLVAAILFHALNGLRVIAVDFWSKGPRYQKQMLWTVVGIWVVLMVGALYPVLGHAVRELFGS, encoded by the coding sequence GTGCCGGCTGGAACGCTGTACCGCGGCCGGGAAGGCATGTGGTCGTGGGTGGCTCATCGAGTCACCGGTGTCCTCATTTTCTTCTTCCTGTTCGTACACGTCCTGGACACCGCTCTCGTCCGCGTCTCCCCCGAGTCGTACGACGACGTCGTTTCCACCTACAAGACGCCGATCGTCGCGCTCCTCGAGTACGGCCTCGTCGCCGCCATCCTCTTCCACGCGCTCAACGGCCTGCGTGTCATCGCCGTCGACTTCTGGTCGAAGGGTCCGCGCTACCAGAAGCAGATGCTCTGGACCGTCGTCGGCATCTGGGTGGTGCTGATGGTGGGCGCGCTGTACCCGGTCCTCGGCCA